From the genome of Vigna angularis cultivar LongXiaoDou No.4 chromosome 11, ASM1680809v1, whole genome shotgun sequence, one region includes:
- the LOC108332922 gene encoding uncharacterized protein LOC108332922 — MPKVKRFRNLQKSSPQPESLGTLPSTNAATVTSPVIEDQSPSTNPTVVASPVIEDQSPSTNPTMSESIEVQPHVLISPSPTNETSSHDSLNSTPSMPTENIEQPTTSKKHVGRESSSFWIVDAIDLEGVIKKIKVKVREVSNLPNGQRIIVEFDEVGMAIGEGQGVLAGFCGTLATDDNLFPINFERWSGKTGMPNTYFLECFKEVLQTTEATAQRYCKLTLGKKWAAHRQSLWNEFYDPTKTKDQIICNVPTGIDRTQWAHFVTYRLKPETMEICKKNRENRKKQVIPHTGGSKPISRRRHEMLLDSGELPSRGMLYIETHKRKDGSFVNDEAKAIAEQIEVGLSQSSADESQISPHDVVGRVLGPEHSGRVRCMGLGAAPTNSFRNTRMRLSDLSIGSSGTTTSSTSSNKWEQKYMNLESQVQTTLGALKAYMIMKEGKIPDELATFFNPQPQQARDDTNEPESPLGTRQSSDGSNI, encoded by the exons ATGCCTAAGGTCAAGCGATTCCGAAATCTACAAAAATCATCACCTCAACCTGAATCTTTGGGTACTTTACCATCAACAAATGCTGCAACAGTGACTTCTCCAGTGATTGAAGACCAATCACCATCAACAAATCCTACAGTAGTGGCTTCTCCAGTGATTGAAGACCAATCACCATCAACAAATCCTACAATGTCTGAATCCATTGAAGTACAACCACATGTTTTAATAAGTCCTTCACCAACAAATGAGACCTCATCACATGATTCATTGAACTCAACACCATCGATGCCCACAGAAAACATAGAGCAACCTACAACATCCAAAAAACATGTTGGACGtgaatcttcatcattttgGATTGTCGATGCAATAG acCTAGAAGGAGTTATCAAGAAAATAAAGGTGAAGGTCAGAGAAGTGAGTAACTTACCTAATGGGCAACGCATCATTGTAGAATTTGATGAGGTAGGCATGGCTATAGGCGAAGGACAAGGAGTACTTGCGGGATTTTGTGGGACATTGGCAACAGATGATAATTTATTTCCCATTAATTTTGAAAGGTGGTCTGGTAAAACAGGCATGCCTAACACCTACTTTTTAGAATGCTTTAAGGAAGTGTTACAG ACTACTGAAGCTACTGCCCAACGATATTGCAAATTAACTTTGGGTAAGAAGTGGGCTGCACATAGACAAAGTTTATGGAATGAGTTTTATGatccaacaaaaacaaaagatcaGATCATATGTAATGTGCCCACCGGTATAGACAGAACTCAATGGGCTCACTTTGTTACATATCGTCTAAAACCGGAGACAATG GagatttgtaaaaaaaatagagaaaatcgcAAGAAGCAAGTAATTCCTCATACTGGTGGCTCTAAGCCTATCTCAAGAAGAAGACATGAGATG CTTTTGGATAGTGGAGAGCTGCCTAGTCGTGGAATGTTATATATTGAGACTCATAAAAGAAAAGATGGCTCATTTGTAAATGATGAGGCAAAGGCTATAGCG GAACAAATTGAAGTGGGTTTGAGTCAAAGCAGTGCAGATGAATCACAGATTTCCCCTCATGATGTTGTTGGTAGAGTGTTAGGCCCAGAGCATTCTGGGAGAGTGCGATGCATGGGTTTGGGAGCAGCTCCTACTAACTCATTCAGAAATACAAGAATGCGACTTTCAGATTTAAGCATTGGTTCATCTGGTACTACCACATCATCAACATCTTCTAATAAGTGGGAACAAAAGTACATGAATTTAGAATCCCAAGTTCAAACCACCTTGGGTGCGTTGAAAGCATATATGATAATGAAGGAAGGAAAGATTCCTGATGAATTGGCTACTTTCTTTAATCCTCAACCTCAA cAAGCTCGTGATGATACAAATGAGCCAGAGTCTCCTTTGGGAACAAGACAATCATCTGATGGAAGTAACATTTAG